A stretch of Nonomuraea africana DNA encodes these proteins:
- a CDS encoding ABC transporter substrate-binding protein, protein MSSTLKRAGAVLILLVAGCSTGGGGGSGSDFREEDGRAAARRWVSEEFTPSTLSRDQQLAEMDWFIKAAAPYRGMEINVVSETITTHEYESQKLAKAFTEITGIRLKHDLIQEGDVVEKLQTQIQGNQNIYDAYVNDSDLIGTHSRGDYVFPLSDYMAGEGKAVTSPTLDLQDFIGISFTTGPDKKLYQLPDQQFANLYWFRYDWFTDEKIKKQFKDAYGYDLGVPVNWAAYEDIADFFTNKVNGDGTIDGKKVYGHMDYGRKDPSLGWRFTDSWLSMAGNGDPGIPNGLPVDDWGIRVENCRPVGSSVTRGGDTNGPAAVYALNKYVDWLKKYAPKEAAGMNFSESGPVPAQGTIAQQIFWYTAFTADLAKEGLPVVNADGTPKWRMAPSPHGAYWKEGNKLGYQDAGAWTLLKNTPQERRAAAWLYAQFVTSKTVSLKKSITGLTFIRDSDIRSDYFTENAAKYGGLIEFYRSPARKQWTPTGTNVPDYPKLAQLWWQNVATAVTGETTAQQSMDNLAKQQDDILSRLERRGYGGDCAPKLNQERDAQYWLDQPGAPAPKLADERGKPETLDYDKLLAQWKGTD, encoded by the coding sequence ATGTCGTCAACGCTCAAACGGGCAGGTGCCGTACTCATCCTGCTGGTGGCGGGTTGCAGCACAGGTGGAGGAGGCGGGAGCGGGAGCGACTTCAGGGAGGAGGACGGCAGGGCCGCGGCCCGTCGCTGGGTCAGCGAGGAGTTCACCCCCAGCACGCTCTCCCGCGACCAGCAGCTCGCCGAGATGGACTGGTTCATCAAGGCGGCCGCGCCGTACCGCGGCATGGAGATCAACGTGGTCTCCGAGACGATCACCACCCATGAGTACGAGTCGCAGAAGCTCGCCAAGGCCTTCACCGAGATCACCGGGATCAGGCTCAAGCACGACCTGATCCAGGAGGGCGACGTCGTCGAGAAGCTCCAGACGCAGATCCAGGGCAACCAGAACATCTACGACGCCTACGTCAACGACTCCGACCTCATCGGCACCCACTCGCGCGGCGACTACGTCTTCCCGCTGTCGGACTACATGGCGGGAGAGGGCAAGGCCGTCACCTCGCCCACGCTCGACCTGCAGGACTTCATCGGCATCAGCTTCACGACCGGCCCGGACAAGAAGCTCTACCAGCTGCCCGACCAGCAGTTCGCCAACCTCTACTGGTTCCGCTACGACTGGTTCACCGATGAGAAGATCAAGAAGCAGTTCAAGGACGCCTACGGCTACGACCTCGGCGTGCCCGTCAACTGGGCGGCCTACGAGGACATCGCCGACTTCTTCACCAACAAGGTGAACGGCGACGGCACGATCGACGGCAAGAAGGTCTACGGCCACATGGACTACGGCCGCAAGGACCCGTCGCTGGGCTGGCGCTTCACCGACTCGTGGCTGTCCATGGCCGGCAACGGCGACCCCGGCATTCCCAACGGCCTGCCGGTCGACGACTGGGGCATCAGGGTGGAGAACTGCCGTCCCGTCGGCTCGTCGGTGACCCGCGGCGGCGACACCAACGGCCCCGCGGCCGTCTACGCGCTGAACAAGTACGTCGACTGGCTGAAGAAGTACGCGCCGAAGGAGGCGGCGGGCATGAACTTCAGCGAGTCGGGACCGGTGCCCGCCCAGGGCACCATCGCCCAGCAGATCTTCTGGTACACCGCCTTCACCGCCGACCTGGCCAAGGAGGGCCTGCCCGTCGTCAACGCGGACGGCACGCCGAAGTGGCGGATGGCGCCCAGCCCGCACGGCGCGTACTGGAAGGAGGGCAACAAGCTCGGCTACCAGGACGCGGGCGCGTGGACCCTGCTGAAGAACACGCCCCAGGAGCGGCGGGCGGCCGCGTGGCTGTACGCCCAGTTCGTCACCTCCAAGACGGTCTCACTGAAGAAGTCCATCACCGGCCTCACCTTCATCCGCGACTCCGACATCAGGAGCGACTACTTCACCGAGAACGCCGCCAAGTACGGCGGGCTGATCGAGTTCTACCGCTCGCCCGCGCGCAAGCAGTGGACCCCGACGGGCACCAACGTCCCCGACTACCCGAAGCTGGCCCAGCTGTGGTGGCAGAACGTCGCGACGGCGGTCACCGGCGAGACGACGGCACAGCAGTCCATGGACAACCTGGCCAAGCAGCAGGACGACATCCTGTCCAGGCTGGAGCGCCGCGGCTACGGTGGGGACTGCGCGCCGAAGCTGAACCAGGAGAGGGACGCCCAGTACTGGCTGGACCAGCCGGGCGCCCCCGCGCCGAAGCTCGCCGACGAGCGGGGCAAGCCGGAGACGCTCGACTACGACAAGCTGCTCGCCCAGTGGAAGGGCACCGACTGA
- a CDS encoding glycoside hydrolase family 2 protein — MSVYRPLDRGWTVTAVSSEVAIENVPATVPGCVHTDLLAAGLIADPYLDDNEDRLAWIGRTAWRYETDFAVDDDGFDRADLVFEGLDTVATVTLNGERIGTAANMHRSYRFPVRELLRQGRNTLAVQFESPYHHADAQRAVSGERPSPYPEPYQFIRKMACNFGWDWGPTLVTSGIWRPAALHTWSTARLAQVRPEITLDGRDGLVRVHVSVERAADVPITLTATVAGAFARARLAPGASEAVLEMRVNEPDLWWPRGYGPQPLSPLTVVLEETGQTWRRNVGFRSIRLDTTADEQGSAFTLVVNDVPVFVRGANWIPDDCFPAGLTRERLAERFAQACDANVNLLRVWGGGLYESDDFYDLADELGLLIFQDFLFACAAYPEDDPLAAEVIAEAREQVVRLAPHPSLVLWIGNNENFVGYADWGWRERLADRSWGAGYYLDVLPGIVAELDPSRPYWPGTPYSGDDSRHPNAPEHGTVHIWDVWNERDYTRYADWRPRFVAEFGFQGPPTHATLRRSVTHGPLTADSSHQKADDGQRKLLRGLDGHLPPPATFDDWHFLTQLNQARAVSFGVERFRSLMPSCMGTIVWQLNDCWPVTSWSAIDGDGRRKPLWYALRRVYADRLLTVQDGALVAVNDSPEPWSGELELVRRSLTGEPLAKDSTWVRVPPRSVSRIALPHHVATAADPSAELLVAALDQTRVIRFWAEDVDLALPPAGFDAGVRPVADGYLVTVTARTVLRDLTLLPDRLDPDATVDDMMITLLPGERAVFHVRSSRDLDPQSLICAPVLRCVNDRR, encoded by the coding sequence GTGAGTGTGTACCGACCGCTGGATCGCGGCTGGACCGTGACCGCAGTCTCGTCCGAGGTGGCCATCGAGAACGTGCCCGCCACCGTCCCCGGCTGCGTGCACACCGACCTGCTCGCGGCCGGGCTCATCGCTGACCCCTACCTGGACGACAACGAGGACCGGCTGGCCTGGATCGGCCGTACGGCGTGGCGGTACGAGACGGACTTCGCCGTCGACGACGACGGCTTCGACCGGGCCGACCTGGTCTTCGAGGGTCTGGACACCGTCGCCACGGTGACTCTGAACGGCGAGCGGATCGGCACGGCCGCCAACATGCACCGCTCTTACCGCTTCCCGGTCCGCGAGCTGCTGCGTCAGGGCCGCAACACGCTGGCCGTCCAGTTCGAATCCCCGTACCACCACGCCGACGCGCAGCGGGCCGTCAGCGGCGAACGCCCGAGCCCTTATCCCGAGCCCTACCAGTTCATCCGGAAAATGGCCTGCAACTTCGGCTGGGACTGGGGCCCCACCCTCGTCACCTCCGGCATCTGGCGGCCCGCCGCCCTGCACACCTGGAGCACTGCCCGCCTTGCCCAGGTCCGCCCGGAGATCACCCTCGACGGGCGCGACGGCCTGGTGCGGGTCCACGTCTCGGTGGAACGCGCCGCCGATGTCCCGATCACGCTGACCGCCACCGTCGCCGGGGCCTTCGCCCGGGCGCGGCTGGCGCCGGGCGCGAGCGAAGCGGTCTTGGAGATGCGCGTGAACGAGCCCGACCTGTGGTGGCCCCGCGGCTACGGCCCGCAGCCGCTCAGCCCTCTCACCGTCGTGCTCGAGGAGACCGGACAAACCTGGCGGCGCAACGTCGGCTTCCGCTCGATCCGCCTGGACACCACCGCAGACGAGCAGGGATCGGCCTTCACCCTCGTCGTCAACGACGTGCCGGTGTTCGTGCGCGGCGCCAACTGGATCCCCGACGACTGCTTCCCCGCAGGCCTTACTCGCGAACGCCTGGCCGAGCGGTTCGCCCAGGCCTGCGACGCCAACGTCAACCTGCTGCGGGTGTGGGGCGGCGGCCTGTACGAAAGCGACGACTTCTACGACCTGGCCGACGAGCTCGGCCTCCTGATCTTCCAGGACTTCCTGTTCGCCTGCGCCGCCTACCCCGAGGACGACCCCCTGGCCGCCGAGGTCATCGCCGAGGCCCGCGAGCAGGTGGTCCGCCTGGCGCCGCACCCCAGCCTGGTGCTGTGGATCGGCAACAACGAGAACTTCGTGGGCTACGCCGACTGGGGCTGGCGCGAGCGCCTGGCGGACCGCAGCTGGGGCGCGGGCTACTACCTGGACGTGCTGCCCGGCATCGTCGCCGAGCTCGACCCCTCCAGGCCGTACTGGCCGGGCACGCCGTACTCCGGCGACGACAGCCGCCATCCCAACGCGCCCGAGCACGGCACCGTCCACATCTGGGACGTCTGGAACGAGCGCGACTACACCCGCTATGCCGACTGGCGGCCGCGCTTCGTCGCCGAGTTCGGTTTCCAGGGACCTCCCACCCACGCCACCCTGCGCCGGTCCGTCACGCACGGCCCCCTCACCGCCGACTCCTCCCACCAGAAGGCGGACGACGGTCAGCGCAAGCTCCTGCGCGGCCTGGACGGGCACCTGCCGCCGCCCGCCACCTTCGACGACTGGCACTTCCTCACCCAGCTCAACCAGGCCAGGGCGGTGAGCTTCGGCGTCGAGAGGTTCCGCTCGCTCATGCCGTCCTGCATGGGCACGATCGTCTGGCAGCTCAACGACTGCTGGCCGGTCACCTCCTGGTCCGCGATCGACGGCGACGGACGCCGCAAACCCCTCTGGTACGCGCTGCGCCGCGTCTACGCCGACCGCCTGCTGACCGTCCAGGACGGCGCCCTCGTCGCCGTCAACGACAGCCCCGAGCCGTGGTCGGGCGAGCTGGAGCTGGTGCGCCGCAGCCTCACCGGCGAGCCGCTGGCCAAGGACTCGACGTGGGTGCGGGTGCCGCCCAGGAGCGTGAGCAGGATCGCGCTGCCGCATCACGTGGCCACCGCCGCCGACCCCTCGGCCGAACTGCTGGTGGCCGCACTGGACCAGACGCGCGTCATCCGGTTCTGGGCCGAAGACGTCGACCTGGCGCTCCCACCCGCCGGCTTCGACGCAGGCGTGCGGCCAGTGGCCGACGGCTACCTCGTCACCGTCACCGCCCGGACCGTGCTGCGCGACCTGACACTCCTGCCCGACCGGCTCGATCCGGACGCCACCGTGGACGACATGATGATCACGCTGCTGCCGGGCGAGCGAGCCGTCTTCCACGTCCGCAGCTCCCGCGACCTCGATCCCCAGTCGCTGATCTGCGCCCCGGTGCTGCGCTGCGTCAACGACAGGAGGTAG
- a CDS encoding ABC transporter substrate-binding protein, whose product MRERPPGLYAAALTALAITAVAGCSSGPAEPAAGGRTQITVADLPPTTQQNVRQQFLDQVAAFEKANPDIDIEPRESKWEAKTFATRLAGGQVETVFQVPLTEPQGLIKRGQVADITGEVRALPHAGKFDKRALAPATDQAGRIYGLPTSQFALGLVYNRQLFDKAGLDVAKPPSTWDEVRAAAKAITDKTGVPGFGVPATNNTGGWIFTTMTYTYGGRVQQDSGGKAVATLDTEQSRAVLGLLKAMRWTDRSMGTQHLRNAADLAKDFAAGKVAMMIATPSSYTEFATQFGGAAEVFGMAALPSAGSPATLLGGKVAVVSPKATAAERAAAVKWIDFFFLKPRYDTKAAATVAAAKAADDVPVGFPYVSLYGPAVADPVLRAEREHANVPVANFEPYEKGVAAQQFVTEPAVAGQDMYAALDTAVQAILTREDAEPAEELRKAQDKATAALDRARQ is encoded by the coding sequence ATGCGAGAACGACCGCCGGGCCTGTACGCCGCCGCACTCACCGCGCTCGCCATCACCGCCGTCGCCGGCTGCTCGAGCGGCCCCGCCGAGCCCGCCGCGGGCGGGCGGACCCAGATCACCGTCGCGGACCTGCCGCCCACGACCCAGCAGAACGTGCGCCAGCAGTTCCTGGACCAGGTCGCGGCCTTCGAGAAGGCCAACCCCGACATCGACATCGAACCGCGCGAGTCCAAGTGGGAGGCCAAGACCTTCGCCACCCGCCTGGCCGGCGGCCAGGTGGAGACGGTCTTCCAGGTCCCGCTCACCGAGCCGCAGGGGCTGATCAAGCGGGGCCAGGTCGCCGACATCACCGGCGAGGTCCGCGCACTGCCGCATGCGGGCAAGTTCGACAAGCGCGCGCTGGCGCCCGCGACCGACCAGGCCGGCCGCATCTACGGCCTGCCCACCAGCCAGTTCGCCCTCGGCCTGGTCTACAACAGGCAGCTGTTCGACAAGGCGGGCCTCGACGTCGCCAAGCCGCCGTCGACCTGGGACGAAGTCCGTGCGGCGGCCAAGGCGATCACCGACAAGACCGGGGTGCCCGGCTTCGGCGTACCGGCCACCAACAACACCGGCGGCTGGATCTTCACCACGATGACCTACACCTACGGCGGCCGCGTCCAGCAGGACAGCGGCGGCAAGGCCGTCGCCACCCTCGACACCGAGCAGTCCCGCGCCGTCCTCGGCCTGCTCAAGGCGATGCGCTGGACCGACCGCTCCATGGGCACCCAGCACCTGCGCAACGCGGCCGACCTGGCCAAGGACTTCGCCGCGGGCAAGGTCGCCATGATGATCGCCACGCCCAGCTCCTACACCGAGTTCGCGACCCAGTTCGGGGGCGCCGCCGAGGTGTTCGGCATGGCCGCCCTTCCCTCGGCCGGCTCGCCCGCGACGCTGCTCGGCGGCAAGGTGGCCGTGGTCAGCCCCAAGGCCACCGCGGCCGAGCGGGCCGCCGCGGTGAAGTGGATCGACTTCTTCTTCCTCAAGCCGAGATACGACACCAAGGCCGCGGCGACGGTCGCCGCCGCCAAGGCCGCCGACGACGTCCCCGTCGGCTTCCCCTACGTCTCCCTGTACGGCCCTGCGGTCGCGGACCCGGTCCTGCGAGCGGAGCGCGAGCACGCCAACGTGCCGGTCGCCAACTTCGAGCCGTACGAGAAGGGCGTGGCCGCCCAGCAGTTCGTCACCGAGCCGGCCGTCGCGGGTCAGGACATGTACGCGGCGCTGGACACAGCGGTGCAGGCGATCCTGACGCGCGAGGACGCCGAACCTGCCGAGGAGCTGCGCAAGGCCCAGGACAAGGCCACCGCCGCGCTGGATCGGGCCCGGCAGTGA
- a CDS encoding carbohydrate ABC transporter permease, producing MPRRRPRPAGWLFVLPMVAVFGCFAWWPILRGAVLSVQRTNLVDAPVWVGADNFAALLADPLLWITVRNTVWFVGLALVFGFPLPIVLAVVMSELRRFGGLFRVLVYLPVAVPPVVAVLMWKWFYDPDHGLFNQALATLGLGPFLWLQDTATAMPSLVLEATWAAAGSTVLIYLAALTSVPGELYEAAEMDGASIWRRLWHVTLPHLRGVLLIMLLLQIIGTFRVFTEPFVLTDGGPEDSTVTILLLIYRYAFIYGDYGTAAALGVLLAIALGVVSAVYLRLTRKWSRA from the coding sequence TTGCCGCGCCGGCGCCCGCGTCCGGCGGGCTGGCTGTTCGTGCTGCCCATGGTGGCGGTGTTCGGGTGCTTCGCGTGGTGGCCGATCCTGCGCGGCGCGGTGCTGAGCGTCCAGCGCACCAACCTGGTGGACGCTCCCGTGTGGGTGGGCGCGGACAATTTCGCCGCGCTCCTGGCCGACCCGCTGCTGTGGATCACGGTCCGCAACACGGTGTGGTTCGTCGGGCTGGCGCTGGTCTTCGGCTTCCCGCTGCCGATTGTGCTGGCCGTGGTGATGTCGGAACTGCGCAGGTTCGGCGGCCTGTTCCGCGTGCTGGTCTACCTGCCGGTGGCGGTCCCGCCCGTGGTGGCGGTGCTGATGTGGAAGTGGTTCTACGATCCGGACCACGGCCTGTTCAACCAGGCTCTGGCCACGCTCGGGCTCGGCCCGTTCCTCTGGCTGCAGGACACCGCCACCGCGATGCCGAGCCTGGTGCTGGAGGCCACCTGGGCCGCCGCGGGCTCCACCGTGCTGATCTACCTGGCGGCTCTCACCTCGGTGCCGGGCGAGCTGTACGAGGCGGCCGAGATGGACGGTGCCTCCATCTGGCGGCGGCTGTGGCACGTGACCCTCCCGCACCTACGCGGAGTCCTGCTCATCATGCTGCTGTTGCAGATCATCGGCACCTTCCGGGTCTTCACCGAGCCGTTCGTCCTCACCGACGGCGGGCCCGAGGACTCCACGGTGACGATCCTGCTGCTGATCTATCGCTACGCGTTCATCTACGGCGACTACGGCACGGCCGCGGCGCTCGGCGTCCTGCTGGCGATCGCGCTCGGCGTCGTCTCCGCCGTCTACCTGCGTCTGACCAGGAAATGGAGCCGTGCATGA
- a CDS encoding carbohydrate ABC transporter permease, with translation MSDDRGRGIVSDLDRRRPGMRWSLRLTQGVMLLATLLVGLGPILWTAKGALSSTQELLREPLRPWPSDVRWENLAAAWTELRVGHYLLNTVVLVGGSWFIQLFVAATGAFALSVLRPRFSRLIYGAVLVTLFVPATVSLVALYLTVLDLSLVDTPWAVWLPAGAHAFNVLIMKQFFDALPRELYQAAQVDGAGPIRLFWQIVLPMSRPILAVVSLLAVMDAWKDFLWPMVAISDAEAHPLAVALPRLAETAEQNQVIAGMLVAIVPPVLLFLVFQRHIIRGIGFTGLKG, from the coding sequence ATGAGTGACGACCGCGGCCGGGGCATCGTCTCCGACCTCGACCGGCGGCGGCCCGGCATGCGCTGGTCCCTGCGGCTGACCCAGGGCGTCATGCTGCTGGCCACGCTGCTGGTCGGGCTGGGTCCGATCCTGTGGACCGCGAAGGGGGCGCTGTCTTCCACCCAGGAGCTGTTGCGCGAGCCGCTGCGGCCATGGCCTTCCGATGTCCGGTGGGAGAACCTGGCGGCGGCCTGGACGGAGCTGAGAGTCGGCCACTACCTGCTGAACACCGTCGTCCTGGTCGGCGGCTCCTGGTTCATCCAGTTGTTCGTGGCCGCCACGGGCGCGTTCGCGCTCTCGGTGCTCAGGCCCCGATTCAGCCGGTTGATCTACGGCGCGGTGCTGGTCACCCTCTTCGTCCCGGCCACCGTGTCGCTGGTGGCGCTGTACCTGACGGTGCTGGACCTGTCTCTCGTGGACACCCCGTGGGCGGTGTGGCTGCCCGCGGGCGCGCACGCCTTCAACGTGCTGATCATGAAGCAGTTCTTCGACGCGCTGCCGCGAGAGCTGTACCAGGCCGCCCAGGTGGACGGGGCGGGTCCGATCCGGCTGTTCTGGCAGATCGTCCTGCCGATGTCGCGGCCCATCCTCGCGGTAGTGTCGCTGCTGGCGGTGATGGACGCGTGGAAGGACTTCCTGTGGCCGATGGTCGCCATCTCCGACGCCGAGGCGCACCCGCTGGCCGTCGCGCTGCCCAGGCTGGCCGAGACGGCCGAGCAGAACCAGGTGATCGCCGGCATGCTCGTCGCGATCGTGCCGCCGGTGCTGCTCTTTCTGGTCTTCCAGCGGCACATCATCCGCGGCATCGGTTTCACCGGACTCAAGGGGTGA
- a CDS encoding LacI family DNA-binding transcriptional regulator, translating into MKRPTIADIAQRVGVSQGAVSYALNGRPGVSAATRARVLKVADELGWRPSAAARALTGAHSGAIGLVLSRPPSVLGAEPFFMELFSGIETALKPQSYALMVQMADDQDAEIEVYRRWWAEGRIDGAIVVEVHVADRRTPVLEALGMPAVVIGGLPGSGSLVSVRSDESAPVHETVQYLAALGHRRIARVAGLSHLVHTKVRDEAFAEACARLGLEECATLHTDYTGEEGARATRRLISSPTRPTAIVYDNDIMAVAGLSVAQEMRLRVPDDLSLVAWDDSQLAQVVRPALTAMRRDVPALGTAAARLLLSLIGGETVSDLETEPARLAPRGSTGPLAQDR; encoded by the coding sequence GTGAAGCGGCCGACCATCGCCGACATCGCCCAGCGAGTGGGGGTCTCCCAGGGCGCGGTGTCCTACGCCCTCAACGGTCGCCCCGGCGTGTCGGCGGCGACACGAGCACGGGTGCTGAAGGTCGCCGACGAACTGGGCTGGCGGCCCAGCGCCGCGGCCCGCGCCCTCACCGGCGCCCACTCCGGCGCCATCGGCCTGGTGCTGTCCAGGCCGCCGAGCGTTCTCGGCGCCGAGCCGTTCTTCATGGAGTTGTTCAGCGGGATCGAGACAGCGCTGAAACCCCAGTCATACGCGCTGATGGTGCAGATGGCCGACGACCAGGACGCCGAGATCGAGGTCTACCGCCGCTGGTGGGCGGAGGGTCGCATCGACGGCGCCATCGTGGTGGAGGTGCACGTCGCCGACCGCCGCACCCCGGTGCTCGAGGCGCTCGGCATGCCCGCCGTGGTGATCGGCGGGCTGCCGGGCAGCGGCTCGCTGGTGTCCGTGCGGTCGGACGAGAGCGCGCCGGTGCACGAGACGGTGCAGTACCTCGCCGCGCTGGGCCATCGCCGGATCGCCCGCGTGGCCGGCCTTTCCCACCTCGTGCACACCAAGGTGAGGGACGAGGCCTTCGCCGAGGCCTGCGCCAGGCTGGGCCTGGAGGAGTGCGCCACCCTGCACACCGACTACACCGGCGAGGAGGGAGCGCGCGCCACCCGGCGCCTGATCAGCTCCCCCACGCGGCCGACCGCGATCGTCTACGACAACGACATCATGGCGGTGGCCGGCCTGTCGGTGGCGCAGGAGATGCGTCTGCGCGTGCCCGACGACCTGTCCCTGGTCGCGTGGGACGACTCGCAGCTGGCGCAGGTGGTACGGCCGGCCCTGACCGCGATGCGGCGCGACGTCCCCGCGCTCGGCACGGCCGCGGCCCGCCTGCTGCTGTCGCTCATCGGCGGGGAGACGGTGTCCGACCTGGAGACAGAACCGGCACGGCTCGCCCCACGGGGCAGCACGGGCCCGCTGGCTCAGGACCGCTGA